The nucleotide window AGGAAAGTCTAGGGGGTTAGATACTTGGTTTTAAACGTGAGGGGGTAAAGTGGCCGGTTTGTGAAACCCCGGTGGGTTGTTTGGGCTTCTTTCTAAGTTTTATGCTCCTGCAGAAAAAAGACATGAAGTATTATGGAACACGTCATCGCCCTGGACCAGCTAGGCCGTCGGGGTGACGTAAGCTTCTTTTCTATACGGAGCCACCACTTAATCTATTTTTTTACGAAAAGGATCCCAAAACTATAGTGAAAAATGATAAATGATACAAAGCACCCTAAAATGAAAGGAAAATATAACCGAGTCCCAGGGGAGCTGACCAACCAGTCATACCACCCTGACATGAAGGCGTGCCACCGATGTGGAGCCAGTGAGACATAGTAATCCTTTTTTTTTAGCTAGTGAGACCTAGTAATCCGCAGTGGAGGGAGGCAAAATTTTGGCAAGGTCGTCGTGGGCCTACTTCTTAATTGAAAATTTACAAGGTTGTGCTTCTTTCGGGTTTTTTGCGTGAAAGAAACATTACTGTAATAACTATAAGAAGAACATTACAAATAAGCGCGACTGAATGCCGACGCAACTCATCTAGCTTGCTACACGTCTTCCTGCCGTAACAAAGTGTGATGAGTAGCAGCACGATGCAATCAAGGCATGATCGGACGGCGTCAGAGAGCGTCGCCCAGGACCGAAATTAttaattaaggagtactcgttgcaaaaAGCACTCCACTTTCTCATgtcgcgacaagtggcgcacatgcagcgcgcTACTTGTCACAACCTGggagttttttccttttttcgtagatccgtttattcaaaacgctttatctcttaaaccgtgcatccaaatctcaaaccgttttcaccgttggatttctcgcgtcgagatcttcaaaactagatcccatgttgataggttttgacgaacttttttttccAGAAAAAACCCGGATgaaaaaaaccggacgaaaaaaCGGGACCGGAAgcatgattttttttcctttccgaaagaggcacgtccgtgcctctcgcgaaattacaatcgtgcctctcgtggaagcaaaaccgtgactctcgtggaagaaaaaaaaacagaaaacgcgttttttttccgtttccgagaggcacggccgtgactctcgcgaaagcacaaccgtgcctctcgcgaaagcaaaatcgtgactctcgcgaaagaaaaaaaaatagaaaatgcGTATTTTtgtccctttccgagaggcacggccgtgactttcgcgaaagcacaaccgtgcctctcgcggaagcaaaaccgtgactctcccgaaagaaaaaaaacaaaaaacgtgttttgtttttccctttccgagaggcatggccatgactctcgcgaaagtacaaccgtgcctctcgcggaagcaaaaccgtgactcttgcaaaagaaaaaaaacagaaaacgcatttttttcgtttccgaaaggcacggccgtgactcttgctaaagcacaaccgtgcctctcgcggaagaaaaaccgtgactttcgcgaaaggGAAAAAAAGAATACGTGTTTTTTCGCGCAAAATTTTTTTTTCGAATTTTTTTatcgaaaagctaagaaagaccgggGGAAAACTAAAATGTCGAAAAACCCAGAAAAAACCGTTTAAAAAGACGAAAACAcgtgcggaaaaataaaaaaaatctgaAGGGAGCATCCAGAACGCGACACGTGGCAAATGGCTGAGAGCGCGCTAAGTGACGCTGATCGTTGCaaggctcccgaaggagcgctcgttaactagttgctcccgcCCATGACAACGTTCCCTTTGAAAGTTGGCTCCTTAGATTTAggattttctgttttttagaaacgTTTTTTTTTCTGTTGAGACAAAGATTTAGGGCCAATTTAATGATGTTGGCTGATAGGCCGAGGCCCGGCCCATCATCCATCCATCCAATGGAAAGAAAGAAGCCGGCCAATCCCACAAAGAAGGTTCCCACCGATTGCAAGACCCCCTTCTCTCAACCCCAACCATACCCCGGCGCCGCCGCTCCCTGCTGCTACGCTGAAGGATCAAGAACTCGTCGCCATTGCCGCCAGTCTTTGTGTAAGTTTCCTCTCCCAACTTCCAACCAGATCGGAAATTTCTTGGAAGCATCCTCGTAATGCGTTGATCTCAACTCTCGACTTGGTTTTCTCTGCGGCCATGTCCGTGCAGGCTACCCGTTGACGAAATGCCCCCGAAGGCATCCAAGCGCTGGGTGCCGGTTAACCGACCGGGCGTGGCGTCTCCTGCTGCGGGCAACCCGTCCAACGGAATGCTCCCTAAGGTATCGAAGCGGTGGGTGCCGGTTAACCGGCCGGCTGTGACGCCTTCTGCTGCAGGCAACCCGTCCGACGGAATGCCACCGAAGGTAGTGCCGGTGAACCGACCCATGGGGACGGGGAGGTCTCACGGGGCAGGCAAACCGTCGAACGAAATCCCCTGGAAGTCATCCAAGCGATGGGTGCCGGTTAACCGGCCGACAGTAACGTCTCCTGTTGCAGGCAACCCGTCCGACGGAGTGCCCCGAAGGTAGTGCCAGTGAACCAACCTATTGGGACGGGGAAGCCTTGCAGGGCAGGCAAACCACCGAACCAAATCCCCCGGAAGGTATCCAAGCAATGGGTACCGGTTAACCGACCTCCAACTGTTGAGACATCTCGCGGGGCAGGCGAACCCGCCGACAGGCTCAGCGACCTCCCGGACGCGCTGCTGCACCACATCATGTCGTTCCTGAAGGCGTGGGAGGTGGTCCGCACATGCAGGCTCTCGCGAAGGTGGCGCAACCTCTGGGCTTCTGCGCCTTGCATCGACGTCCGCGTGGGACTCCATGATAACCCACCTGAGGAATTCGCCAGGTTTGTTAACCGGTTGCTGCGCAGCCGGGACGCGCTCACGCCACTGGACACACTCCGTGTGCGCTCGGTTGGTGAGGATGATTTCTACGAGACTTATAACGATGGCAATGTCAAGAGCTGGATCCGTACCGCTATCAAGCAAAAAGCTCGTGCTATTCAGCTTAATGGGCATCTCCACAAGTACATTACGCTGGATCACATAGACTTCGCCTCTTGCCATCTCAAAATCTTGAAACTGTCATATGTCGAGCTAGATGATAAAGTTGTGAAGCAGCTCTCTTCTCAGTGCCCTTTGGAAGAACTAGAGCTCAAGAGCTGTTTGGTAGGTGCCCATGAGATTTTGTCCTTCTCTCTGAAGAGTTTGACCATGGTCAAGTGCAAGTTTACTATGAACCTCTCGGTGGATGCTCCAAACCTCATGCTCTTTCGTTGCATCAAACCGGAGCAGTGGGTTCCTGTATTCAAGAACTCTCTGTCTTTTATCAGAGGTAGTATCCTGCTTGATGACTCTTTATTAAGTCGGGAGTTTCAAAAGTACCATGAGGATGAGGATGAATTCCCTCAGACTAGCGATGAAGATGACGACATGGATAATAGAAATGGCCAGTACAATGGTAAAAGTGCTGCTGCTGCTGAAAGTGGTGCTGAGGGCTTTCTGGATAGTATCTTGTTTGGCAGCTTTTCTGATTATTGTGATGGCTATTCTGATGATTTTTATGATGGCTATTCCGATGACATCAAAGATGATTATGATTATGGAAGTGATATCAATAGCGACGATGATACATACGAATATAGTGAAATTGCAAATGGCTCTGAAGATAAATATTTTGCAAATGACTTTGAATTCAGTAAGGGTGGTAAAATTTCTGGCTACAGTGGAAACTATGGGTTTAACGACTATAAAACCTTAGGTGGCCAAAATATTCTTTGCAGCCTTTTAAATGCCAGAAGCATATAGCTGCTAGGTCATTCAGGAGAGGTACAATTATTAACTTCTTCACTGATGTATTTCAATTCAGTCTACACCTTATACTTTAACTACTGTGTAGGAAGTAATAGTATGCATGGTCCTTATATCAGTATATCACAATACTTGCATGCAAAACAAATTTGTCAGTTTTCTGCCGTGCACTTTTTCTATTAAGCTCAGTTAAAAATCGGGAAATTGATGCAGTTTACTGGTGTTGAATTGTTGTTCAATGAATGTGCTGCTGTAGGTGATTTGCTATCATACGGAGGCACTCTTCTTTCTTTTACTTCCAGATTAGATATGCTGTATTTACAACGTTTTTCAAATCTTTCACTAGGCCTACCAGCTTTGCTATTTATGGATGAGAACGACTTGTCTTAGAAAATattccctccgtccggaaatacttgtcatcaaaatgaataaaaggggatgtatctagatgtattttagttctagatacatccctttttgtccattttgatgacaagtattttcggacggagggagtaattgtTAGTCATGCAGTACTTGGTATACATTCATGTTCTTTAATCAGTTCATGGAACTAGTGATCTGTGCTGTAAATCATACTGGCCAGACCTAATATAGCTAAGGAGTCGTATTGCATTTTACCTCATTGGATGCCAGTCTTTTTCGTTCTAGCAAAATGGAGAACAGTCAACTTACACAGAAACACAGGTTAAAACAAGTTATATAATCCTGCCAACCTTCATTTTTTTTACTAATCACCCGTTGGCAGTGTTTTAAAAAGCAAATGTGCCTTGCTGGCGGGTTATGTTTCATCCAGATTAGTGTTAAGTCAGCAAACACGAGTTGAACCCATTAGGGAGGAGACAAGGGACAGGTTGATAAGGAATATTGAGAGAACAATTTCTTTCACTTTCTAATCAACTTGCTGCCTCACTTTGGGAAGTGGCAAGTGGCTCACTGACATGACCCATTTACTTGGTCTCTCAGTGAGGCATGTCGGATGCAATGTAATCAAAACCAAAGTTGAGGGGGTTAAGCAAACTGCTTCATAGTAGGTCTAATCTGGACTTCTGTACATTGGACTTTTCCCTATAAAGTGCAATCATTTTTATTCCTAGCCTACGACTGATTTGATGACTTTAAAGGTTTCATAAATTGAACTTTACTTAACAGATCATATCAGTGGCAAACTGGCAGTGATGGTGGTATGGGCTTTTCTACTTCTCGATACTGCTGCTTACACGTAACATCTCATTTGTGTTTCATGATTGGCTTGACAGAAAACTAGTTTATCTTGCGGATCAAGAGAACGTTTGTAATGTTTCTAGTATCCGACATTGTAGGTGAATCAAAAGATTGTTAAAACTTCAAAACGCCTAGTGTCTCATATTTGATGGTTGCAGTAATTCTTTTGAGAAGTGATTTTGGTGATTCTTGTATTACCATATAATTTTGTTTCAGCACATTGCATAATCATAGTGTCAGTTACATGCCTATTTCCACCACACTATTACattgctatgttcacatacaCAATTGCATCACCATCATTGTCCATTTGTTTCTGTATATAAAACAACTCACTTTCACATAAAAACGAAGGTGGTTCTGAGGAGGGAATCAGTAAGTTGTCCAGCTTTTAACAACCTGAAGACTTTGTCCCTTGGGGAATGGTGTATCAGTAGGGGTGCTGATTTTGACATACTAGTTCGCTTACTTCAGCATACACCTTACTTGGAGAATCTCTTTCTTCAACTTGAAATGGTGCGTACATGTATTTTCTCAATGTTTGCATTTTGATACATTGCTTCATAATTTTTGCTGACAGTCCATCAAGCTAATAATATTCTTTTTGTCCTTCTAAAAGAACTTTGACATCCAAAATGCATTGGGAAGATGCAAACCGAACGGAGGATCATTTGCTTGCAAACATCTTAGAATGGTGAAGATCAAATGCACCAAGGATGATCCTAGAGTCCATATGCTGGCACAGTTGTTTAAGGCTAATGACATACCGCTTGAGAGGATTTGTGTACATCGGAGTGGGAGCTTCAGTGAGTACCTTGGCCCTTGAGTTCATATACCTAGTTCTTATGTATCTACATTGTTAAGAAGCATCGTTTAAGAAATAAGACAATTCTACCTTGTGCAGGAAAAGTGAATTATAGTTTAAGTGCAGTTATTTAATTATATTTCAACCATACAACTTTATTTACCAAGATGTTCATCTTTTTTTACTTGAACCCTTCTTCTGTGCATGTACATCTATACATTTACTGTCTCTCTGATCTTTCTTCCAGatcttcgtatgctaaagctAAACAGGGAAATTAACATTGCCGAAATGCGTGCTTGTCGGTAGAAAACCTGGACCTTTCAAAAGTACTTGTACGGTATGAGTTATTGTTAACTGTGTCCTTTTCACCTTGTAGTCATTTCAGCTATATTCGATAATTGCAACTTTGTTTTTATAGGTAGAATGCAAGGCACTTGGACTGGGCCGCTGGGAGGCAAGAAAAGCGTGATTTTTACCCACCACGTCAACGGTTCCTGCAGGCCTATGGCAGAGCCTTACCTGAGACAACCTTATGTTCATTTTTTATCGTGTAGTCTTTTTTTCTCTGTTCCTTTATTGCGACCATGGGTAACTTGTGGTGTGCTTAGTTTTGTTCTGGAATGACAATGATCTGCGACGAGTTTGGATGGTGTTTTAACAAATCTGGTGTTATACTTTTGGAACTGCTACAAATCAGACTATTGCTTCTTTAGCTTCCCATTGGACTAGTTTTTCACTCTGATTGGATTCATCTGGAACGTGCAATGGGCCAGAGAAATTGGATATTCAATTCGGTGCCTGGGCTCATCTGCACCCCGTGAACGGTatttttctttaaaaaactaataaattcaaaaaattctgGAAATTTTCAAGGTGGAAGATGTCCTAGTGTGATGTTTGTACCAAATTTCAGCTTATTCGGCTGAGGAGCTCATGGCAAAAAAGATAAAATTGGTCAAAACAGTATGTGAACTGTAAACTTTCTTACGGCTCCCAAATTTGTCTTTTCTGCTGAGAGCAACTCAAATGTCCAAACTCTATGAAATTTGGCACAGATGTTATGCACATGAGCATCTACCATCACACAAAAATTTGGAATTTTACTATTTTAACTGAATTTACTGT belongs to Triticum urartu cultivar G1812 chromosome 7, Tu2.1, whole genome shotgun sequence and includes:
- the LOC125518316 gene encoding uncharacterized protein LOC125518316, with amino-acid sequence MPPKASKRWVPVNRPGVASPAAGNPSNGMLPKVSKRWVPVNRPAVTPSAAGNPSDGMPPKPADSNVSCCRQPVRRSAPKVVPVNQPIGTGKPCRAGKPPNQIPRKVSKQWVPVNRPPTVETSRGAGEPADRLSDLPDALLHHIMSFLKAWEVVRTCRLSRRWRNLWASAPCIDVRVGLHDNPPEEFARFVNRLLRSRDALTPLDTLRVRSVGEDDFYETYNDGNVKSWIRTAIKQKARAIQLNGHLHKYITLDHIDFASCHLKILKLSYVELDDKVVKQLSSQCPLEELELKSCLVGAHEILSFSLKSLTMVKCKFTMNLSVDAPNLMLFRCIKPEQWVPVFKNSLSFIRGSILLDDSLLSREFQKYHEDEDEFPQTSDEDDDMDNRNGQYNGKSAAAAESGAEGFLDSILFGSFSDYCDGYSDDFYDGYSDDIKDDYDYGSDINSDDDTYEYSEIANGSEDKYFANDFEFSKGGKISGYSGNYGFNDYKTLGGQNILCSLLNARSI